In Paracoccus aminophilus JCM 7686, one DNA window encodes the following:
- a CDS encoding ABC transporter substrate-binding protein, producing the protein MSLKPLALSLILAASASPLSAEPIHLSHSFGETVVDPEKVQRIVSVGYHEQDFLYALGLAPVGVHEWFGKKPYATWPWAEAARQAVGAEPEVQNGFEIDVEWVWSLQPDLIVATFAPMDQRTYEALSQIAPVLGRPEGFPDWGAPWEEELRLMARATGREAKAEEIIAGLDARIAKSVADHPEFAGKTATMAYFNEGQIVGYRSTDGANRLLGKLGFATPKAYDEMAGAGGNFTVSTERLDLFDLDAVLWLVEPPSRAVLEALPVWPATRMAREGRAIWADPELVGAMSFQSPLSIGWGLDQLVPALATAVAGKAP; encoded by the coding sequence ATGTCGCTCAAACCTTTGGCTCTTTCCCTGATCCTTGCCGCCTCGGCTTCGCCGCTTTCGGCCGAGCCGATCCATCTCAGCCACAGTTTCGGCGAGACGGTGGTTGATCCCGAGAAGGTCCAGCGCATCGTCTCCGTCGGCTATCACGAGCAGGATTTCCTCTATGCGCTCGGCCTCGCGCCGGTGGGCGTGCATGAATGGTTTGGCAAGAAACCCTATGCGACCTGGCCCTGGGCCGAGGCCGCGCGGCAGGCGGTTGGCGCTGAGCCCGAGGTGCAAAATGGCTTCGAGATCGATGTCGAATGGGTCTGGTCGCTGCAACCCGATCTGATCGTCGCGACCTTCGCGCCGATGGATCAGCGCACCTATGAGGCGCTGTCGCAGATCGCGCCGGTTTTGGGCCGCCCCGAGGGTTTTCCCGATTGGGGCGCGCCTTGGGAGGAAGAGCTGCGCTTGATGGCGCGCGCGACCGGGCGCGAGGCCAAGGCGGAAGAGATCATCGCGGGTCTTGACGCCCGGATTGCGAAATCCGTCGCGGATCATCCTGAATTTGCAGGGAAAACCGCGACGATGGCCTATTTCAACGAGGGCCAGATCGTCGGCTATCGCAGCACGGATGGCGCGAACCGGCTGCTTGGCAAGCTCGGCTTCGCCACGCCCAAAGCCTATGACGAGATGGCGGGCGCGGGCGGGAATTTCACCGTCAGCACGGAACGGCTCGATCTTTTCGACCTCGATGCGGTGCTCTGGCTGGTCGAGCCGCCCTCGCGCGCGGTCCTTGAGGCGCTGCCGGTCTGGCCCGCGACGCGGATGGCGCGCGAGGGCCGCGCGATCTGGGCCGATCCCGAGCTCGTCGGCGCGATGAGCTTTCAATCGCCGCTCTCGATTGGCTGGGGGCTGGATCAGCTTGTGCCGGCGCTCGCCACGGCGGTGGCGGGCAAGGCGCCCTGA
- a CDS encoding nucleoside deaminase — translation MSKSDKKAEPTAADLANLRETMQLAQASRDSGNHPFGALLAGPDGAVLLRSGNTFRADKGVGHAEMNVARAAAKAYPPEFLAECTLVTSVEPCCMCSGGTYWAGIGRVVYGMTEKRLAELTGDNPENLTMDMPCEHIFDAGQRRVEVLGPVPALEEEIAKAHEGFW, via the coding sequence ATGTCAAAATCCGACAAGAAAGCGGAGCCCACCGCCGCAGATCTCGCCAATCTGCGCGAGACGATGCAGCTGGCGCAGGCCAGCCGCGACAGCGGCAACCATCCGTTCGGCGCGCTTCTGGCCGGGCCGGATGGGGCGGTGCTGCTGCGCTCTGGCAATACGTTTCGCGCAGATAAAGGCGTCGGCCATGCCGAGATGAATGTCGCGCGCGCCGCTGCCAAAGCCTATCCGCCGGAGTTTCTCGCAGAATGCACGCTGGTGACCTCGGTCGAGCCCTGCTGCATGTGCTCGGGCGGGACCTATTGGGCGGGGATCGGGCGCGTGGTTTACGGCATGACCGAAAAGCGGTTGGCCGAGCTGACCGGGGACAATCCCGAAAACCTGACGATGGACATGCCCTGCGAGCATATTTTCGACGCGGGCCAGCGCCGGGTCGAGGTTCTGGGCCCGGTGCCCGCGCTCGAGGAAGAGATCGCCAAGGCGCATGAGGGGTTCTGGTAA
- a CDS encoding TonB-dependent siderophore receptor — translation MPSALFSPISSPSRRVLAALLLTGSALSAQIIAQPAQAQSTDARAPTSVTLDTVVIDGSLESPIGGGTGYLATNSATAFKGGVPLTETPQSVSTVTEKELDDRKPRQIQDALAYVPGVTAGIWGVDDRFDQFLIRGFDLGTSGIYRDSLPNKAQNFSGFKIEPYMVQRIDVLRGPSSVIYGSNDAAGMINVISKRPKFENFAEGQLSYGSHKTASVGVDAGGVLDPAKTLAWRVTALRRDGSTAIHDSDNDRSLIALGLTWAPTDQTEVTFLGQWQKDALTPNSFMPVAGEDYPARFGDLPKSFTRSQSPFNRFATEQYSFGWQARHDLSEQLTFRQNYRHARQKTDYRHLYFNGMHDPDWNPTEDSMNFAAFAVDEVARQDAIDNQLEYRSTVAGAENRVLLGVDYTRQQVTGTAAYDASYQVDIRNPSLNFPVAYPPIYSDSRTTVTEKGVYIQDHLKFDNGLSLTAGLRRSWLENRNHDRLSGTTTVQKDSATTGLFGLTYDLGNGFIPYASFTQGFTANIGRTFAGEIYQPTKGRQWEAGLRYAPTDRNLLISGAIFDITKTNVLTSDPSNPGFSVQTGEVRHRGLELEARGNLTEQLSLIGGYTYLDPKITRSNDGDAGHLTPLAPRHQASVWLDYDFSGAAQGLSLGGGGRYIGATWGDTANTRRVSAYTLADVSLRYEWDAYVAALNVTNLFNKEYFATCDASVGCITGAGREATLTLSRRF, via the coding sequence ATGCCTTCCGCCTTGTTTTCGCCGATTTCGAGCCCCTCGCGCCGGGTCCTTGCCGCGCTTTTGCTGACGGGCAGCGCCCTGAGCGCCCAGATCATCGCCCAACCCGCGCAGGCGCAATCGACCGATGCGCGCGCGCCGACCAGCGTGACGCTCGACACCGTCGTCATCGACGGCAGCCTCGAATCGCCGATTGGCGGCGGCACGGGCTATCTCGCGACCAATTCCGCGACCGCCTTCAAGGGCGGGGTGCCGCTGACCGAGACCCCGCAATCGGTCTCGACCGTAACGGAAAAAGAGCTCGACGACCGCAAGCCGCGCCAGATTCAGGACGCTTTGGCCTATGTGCCGGGCGTGACCGCCGGGATCTGGGGCGTCGATGACCGCTTTGACCAATTCCTGATCCGGGGCTTTGATCTTGGCACCTCGGGGATCTATCGCGACAGCCTGCCGAACAAGGCGCAGAACTTCTCGGGCTTCAAGATCGAGCCCTATATGGTGCAGCGCATTGACGTTTTGCGCGGGCCGTCCTCGGTCATCTATGGCTCGAATGATGCGGCGGGGATGATCAATGTCATCTCGAAACGCCCGAAATTCGAGAATTTCGCCGAAGGCCAATTGAGCTATGGCTCGCATAAAACCGCCTCGGTCGGCGTCGATGCCGGGGGCGTGCTCGATCCGGCCAAGACGCTGGCCTGGCGGGTGACGGCCTTGCGCCGCGACGGCTCGACCGCGATCCACGATTCGGACAATGACCGCAGCCTGATCGCGCTTGGCCTGACCTGGGCGCCCACCGATCAGACCGAGGTCACCTTCCTTGGCCAATGGCAAAAGGATGCGCTGACCCCGAACTCCTTCATGCCGGTCGCGGGCGAGGATTATCCGGCGCGCTTTGGCGATCTGCCCAAAAGCTTCACCCGCAGCCAGAGCCCGTTCAACCGCTTCGCGACCGAGCAATATAGCTTTGGCTGGCAGGCGCGCCATGATCTGAGCGAGCAGCTGACCTTCCGCCAGAACTACCGCCATGCCCGCCAGAAGACCGATTACCGGCATCTCTATTTCAACGGCATGCATGATCCCGACTGGAATCCGACCGAGGATTCGATGAATTTCGCGGCTTTCGCCGTCGATGAGGTCGCGCGGCAGGACGCGATCGACAACCAGCTCGAATATCGCTCGACCGTGGCTGGGGCGGAAAACCGCGTGCTCTTGGGCGTCGATTACACCCGCCAGCAGGTCACGGGCACGGCGGCTTATGATGCGAGCTATCAGGTCGATATCCGCAATCCCTCGTTGAATTTCCCGGTCGCCTATCCGCCGATCTATTCCGACAGCCGGACCACGGTGACCGAAAAAGGCGTCTATATTCAGGACCATCTGAAATTCGACAATGGCCTGAGCCTCACCGCCGGGCTGCGTCGGTCGTGGCTGGAAAACCGCAACCATGACCGCCTCAGCGGCACGACCACGGTGCAGAAGGACAGCGCCACCACCGGGCTCTTCGGGCTGACCTATGACCTTGGCAATGGCTTCATCCCCTATGCGAGCTTCACGCAGGGCTTTACTGCCAATATCGGCCGGACCTTCGCGGGCGAGATCTATCAGCCGACCAAGGGCCGCCAATGGGAGGCCGGGCTGCGCTATGCGCCGACCGACCGCAACCTGCTGATCTCTGGCGCGATTTTCGACATCACCAAGACCAATGTCCTGACCTCGGACCCGAGCAATCCCGGCTTCTCGGTCCAGACCGGAGAGGTGCGTCACCGTGGGCTGGAACTCGAAGCACGCGGCAATCTGACCGAGCAGCTCTCGCTGATCGGCGGCTATACCTATCTCGATCCGAAGATCACGCGCTCGAATGACGGCGATGCGGGCCATCTGACCCCGCTTGCACCGCGCCATCAGGCCTCGGTCTGGCTAGATTACGATTTCAGCGGCGCGGCGCAGGGACTGAGCCTTGGCGGCGGTGGGCGCTATATCGGCGCGACCTGGGGCGATACGGCGAACACCCGCCGGGTCTCGGCCTATACTTTGGCCGATGTCTCGCTGCGCTATGAATGGGACGCTTATGTCGCGGCGCTGAATGTCACGAACCTCTTCAACAAGGAGTATTTCGCGACCTGCGACGCTTCGGTCGGCTGCATCACCGGCGCCGGGCGCGAGGCGACGCTGACGCTGTCGCGCCGCTTCTAA
- a CDS encoding nucleobase:cation symporter-2 family protein, whose protein sequence is MTQTDLSRAAGPQSGARVAPVDEILPAGRMSLLAAQHVLVMYTGAIAVPFIIGSALNLTQAQVAFLIQADLITCGLATLIQTVGFWRFGVRMPLMQGITFAAISPVIAIGSNPAILAGGPNAGLQAIYGAVIAAGLFAILMAPLGRYIVRAFPPVVVGAVLTVMGLSLLPVAIQYAAGGFVPDAGRPAYIGLAFLVLAAIVLLNVFGRGFIKNISVFLGLIIGVILAALMGMLDFSAVKDAAPIAVVTPFHFGMPTFHLIPILTMCLVVAITWVESIGDTIVVGEMVGKPATERTISDLLRADGLSTMLGGIMNSFPYTAFSENVALVNITGVRSRWTVALAGGFLIVLGLSPVLATAIASLPKPVVGGAGFVMFGTLVVVGIKTLQKIDFETSFNNFMVVGLSVSMAMITIVKPDFFQFMPDWSQVVFHSPVIMGALTAISMNAALNGLKGHTGIVAAH, encoded by the coding sequence ATGACCCAAACAGACCTCTCCCGGGCGGCAGGCCCGCAGAGCGGCGCGCGCGTGGCGCCCGTCGACGAAATCCTGCCCGCCGGACGCATGTCGCTTTTGGCCGCCCAGCATGTGCTGGTGATGTATACCGGCGCGATTGCCGTGCCCTTCATCATCGGCAGCGCGCTTAATCTGACCCAGGCGCAGGTCGCCTTTCTCATCCAGGCCGATCTCATCACCTGCGGCCTGGCCACGCTGATCCAAACCGTCGGCTTCTGGCGCTTCGGCGTGCGGATGCCCCTGATGCAGGGCATCACTTTCGCCGCGATCTCGCCGGTGATCGCGATCGGCTCGAACCCCGCGATCCTTGCGGGCGGGCCGAATGCCGGGCTTCAGGCGATCTATGGCGCGGTGATCGCGGCCGGGCTTTTCGCCATTCTGATGGCGCCGCTTGGCCGCTATATCGTGCGCGCCTTCCCGCCCGTCGTCGTCGGTGCGGTGCTGACGGTGATGGGGCTCAGCCTGCTGCCGGTCGCCATCCAATATGCGGCGGGCGGCTTTGTCCCGGACGCCGGGCGGCCTGCCTATATCGGGCTCGCCTTTCTGGTGCTGGCGGCGATCGTGCTCCTGAATGTCTTCGGGCGCGGCTTTATCAAGAACATCTCGGTGTTTCTCGGGCTGATCATTGGCGTCATTCTGGCGGCGCTGATGGGGATGCTCGATTTCAGCGCGGTGAAGGACGCGGCCCCGATTGCCGTGGTCACGCCCTTCCATTTCGGTATGCCGACCTTCCATCTGATCCCGATCCTGACCATGTGCCTTGTCGTCGCGATCACTTGGGTGGAATCGATCGGAGACACGATTGTCGTCGGTGAGATGGTGGGCAAGCCCGCGACCGAGCGCACGATTTCTGACCTGCTGCGCGCCGATGGGCTTTCGACCATGCTCGGCGGGATAATGAACTCGTTTCCCTATACCGCCTTTTCCGAAAACGTCGCGCTAGTCAATATCACCGGGGTGCGCAGCCGCTGGACGGTGGCGCTGGCGGGCGGCTTCCTGATCGTGCTCGGCCTTTCGCCGGTGCTCGCGACCGCGATCGCCTCGCTGCCAAAGCCGGTGGTTGGCGGTGCGGGTTTCGTGATGTTCGGCACTTTGGTCGTCGTCGGCATCAAGACGCTGCAAAAGATCGACTTCGAGACCAGCTTCAACAATTTCATGGTCGTGGGGCTGAGCGTCTCTATGGCGATGATCACCATCGTGAAGCCCGATTTCTTCCAGTTCATGCCGGATTGGTCGCAGGTCGTGTTCCACTCGCCCGTCATCATGGGCGCGCTGACCGCGATTTCGATGAATGCGGCGCTGAACGGGCTGAAGGGTCACACCGGCATCGTCGCCGCGCATTGA
- a CDS encoding AraC family transcriptional regulator: METPFSTSDPARDPARDPAGDPARQAALARALAALPVAALAVRTDEALDNGPHHHPAGQVMSSQSGLMTVILPAQSLIVPANQCVWIPPGTIHAVRAHGAFSGWGAFLAPAACALLPPEPRVWRSSALLREAVERLAALGPGLAAGATPRNHHQRQRNLGAVILDELCDLRDEPLTLPTPENPRLRRITEALSRDPGDRRPHTDWARLAAVSPRTLTRLFRAETGISFSEWRQRARAFRACELLEQGVAIGTIARELGYDSAGSFIAAFRQSFGTTPGDYARRRDGAL; encoded by the coding sequence ATGGAGACGCCCTTTTCAACCAGCGACCCGGCCAGAGATCCGGCCAGAGACCCGGCAGGTGATCCCGCCCGGCAAGCCGCGCTCGCCCGCGCCTTGGCCGCTCTGCCGGTTGCGGCGCTGGCCGTGCGCACGGATGAGGCGCTCGACAACGGTCCCCATCACCATCCGGCCGGGCAGGTGATGAGCAGCCAAAGCGGGCTGATGACGGTGATCCTGCCCGCGCAAAGCCTGATCGTTCCGGCCAATCAATGCGTCTGGATCCCGCCCGGCACCATCCATGCGGTGCGCGCGCATGGCGCGTTTTCGGGCTGGGGCGCCTTTCTCGCGCCCGCGGCCTGCGCGCTGCTGCCGCCCGAGCCGCGCGTCTGGCGCAGCTCGGCCCTTCTGCGCGAGGCGGTCGAGCGGCTGGCAGCACTCGGCCCGGGTCTTGCCGCGGGCGCCACGCCCCGCAACCACCATCAGCGCCAGCGCAATCTCGGCGCGGTCATTCTCGACGAGCTTTGCGATCTGCGCGACGAGCCGCTGACCCTGCCCACGCCCGAAAACCCCCGCCTGCGCCGCATCACCGAAGCGCTTAGCCGCGATCCCGGAGACCGGCGCCCGCATACCGATTGGGCGCGGCTTGCGGCGGTCTCGCCGCGCACGCTGACCCGGCTGTTCCGGGCCGAAACCGGGATCAGCTTTAGCGAATGGCGCCAACGCGCCCGCGCCTTTCGCGCCTGCGAATTGCTGGAACAGGGTGTCGCCATCGGCACCATCGCCCGCGAGCTGGGCTATGACAGCGCGGGCAGTTTCATCGCGGCCTTCCGCCAAAGCTTCGGCACCACCCCCGGCGACTATGCCCGCCGCCGCGACGGGGCTCTGTAG
- a CDS encoding 2Fe-2S iron-sulfur cluster-binding protein — MLIWAGVATIGAVTALSVRYRTYKDYLERKHEFELLDWQTFGARTLLVTLGARGGRALPKWQPGAHLVLEIPSAQGGAVRRAFSLCGGTATSYQLAIACRPEGKLTGPLVRDLKKGLRLTAYAPRNRFFRLSKSRAPLALIGIGTGIAPLLPMARQALAAGRRVSVLYGARDLDSAVLHREFSALAEAEGMGYRLTLSQPAPDWQGARGRIGPEEIAHLVADHPGEICLCGSEPFLQACRATLAALGWQGRLQSEAFATAAPPANRAARISVNGQSFAQGDAPNLLAACEENGVFPFAECRSGQCRSCRVTVVAGEVSTPDGGRTTGAQILACQCRALGDVTLKL, encoded by the coding sequence ATGTTGATCTGGGCAGGGGTCGCCACCATCGGCGCGGTGACAGCACTTTCGGTAAGATATCGGACCTACAAAGATTATCTCGAACGAAAACATGAGTTTGAGCTGCTCGACTGGCAAACCTTCGGCGCGCGGACGCTTCTGGTGACGCTTGGCGCGCGGGGTGGCCGCGCTTTGCCAAAATGGCAGCCCGGCGCGCATCTCGTGCTGGAAATCCCCTCGGCTCAGGGTGGCGCGGTGCGGCGCGCTTTTTCGCTCTGCGGCGGCACGGCGACCAGCTATCAGCTCGCGATCGCCTGTCGCCCCGAGGGCAAGCTGACCGGACCTCTTGTGCGCGATCTGAAAAAGGGCCTGCGCCTGACCGCCTATGCCCCGCGCAACCGCTTCTTTCGCCTGAGCAAAAGCCGCGCGCCCTTGGCGCTGATCGGCATCGGCACCGGCATCGCGCCTTTGCTGCCGATGGCGCGGCAGGCTTTGGCGGCGGGGCGCCGGGTCTCGGTGCTTTACGGGGCGCGCGATCTGGACAGCGCGGTGCTTCATCGCGAGTTCAGTGCGCTCGCTGAGGCCGAGGGCATGGGCTACCGGCTAACGCTCAGCCAGCCCGCGCCGGATTGGCAGGGCGCGCGGGGTCGCATCGGGCCGGAGGAGATCGCGCATCTGGTCGCGGATCATCCCGGCGAGATCTGCCTTTGCGGCTCCGAGCCGTTTTTGCAGGCCTGCCGCGCGACGCTCGCCGCGCTTGGCTGGCAGGGGCGGCTCCAGAGCGAGGCTTTCGCGACGGCGGCACCCCCCGCCAACCGCGCGGCGCGCATCTCCGTGAACGGGCAGAGTTTCGCGCAGGGCGATGCGCCCAATCTGCTGGCCGCTTGCGAGGAAAACGGCGTCTTTCCCTTCGCCGAATGCCGCTCTGGGCAATGCCGCTCGTGCCGCGTCACAGTGGTCGCGGGCGAGGTCAGCACCCCGGATGGCGGCAGGACCACGGGCGCGCAGATCCTCGCCTGTCAATGCCGCGCGCTGGGGGATGTGACGCTGAAGCTTTGA
- a CDS encoding cytochrome c3 family protein, which yields MKWLLLALLIGGGALVAFGPPGPRPVRGDQFGRGSWALPMTFAHKDHGSVTCATCHHEFAKRIPGPSCVTCHLTDAKVAPLFEEQFHNLCRSCHVEDHAAGKAAGPTRRCLSCHLPDNKF from the coding sequence ATGAAATGGCTGCTCCTTGCTTTGCTGATCGGAGGCGGCGCGCTTGTCGCTTTTGGCCCGCCCGGTCCGCGCCCGGTCCGGGGCGATCAGTTCGGGCGCGGCTCCTGGGCGCTGCCGATGACCTTCGCGCATAAGGACCACGGCTCGGTCACCTGCGCGACCTGTCACCACGAATTCGCCAAGCGCATCCCCGGCCCCTCTTGCGTGACCTGCCACCTGACCGATGCCAAGGTCGCGCCGCTGTTTGAGGAGCAGTTCCACAACCTCTGCCGCTCGTGCCATGTCGAGGATCACGCGGCGGGCAAGGCGGCGGGGCCGACGCGGCGCTGCCTGTCGTGCCATCTGCCCGACAACAAGTTCTGA
- the panE gene encoding 2-dehydropantoate 2-reductase codes for MRLLVVGAGSTGGYFGGRLAEAGRDVTFLVRPRRAAQLRETGLRIRSPHGDADLVPQLALAEDLRGPYDAILLTVKGYALQASLDDIAPAVGPDTIILPVLNGMRHIDLLTERFGAQAVGGGLCRCSTTLGENGEIIQLAKFQDLVYGELSGEKTARIEALDAFLQGAGFEARLSPDIAREMWGKWFFLSSLAAATCLMRGTIGEIAAVPGGASVVEAIVDEAQTIISAAGVAPSPKAVATAKAQLTEAGSKLTSSMFRDLEAGLAVEAVEILGDLVARGEKHGISAPLLTAAYVNLAVYAGRQPG; via the coding sequence ATGAGACTTCTGGTTGTCGGCGCCGGCTCGACGGGTGGTTATTTCGGAGGCCGTCTGGCCGAGGCCGGGCGCGATGTGACCTTTCTGGTCCGCCCGCGCCGCGCGGCGCAGCTGCGCGAGACCGGACTGCGCATCCGCAGCCCGCATGGCGATGCCGATCTGGTGCCGCAGCTTGCCTTGGCCGAGGATCTGCGCGGCCCCTATGATGCGATCCTGCTGACGGTCAAGGGCTATGCTTTGCAGGCGAGCCTTGACGATATCGCCCCCGCCGTCGGGCCGGACACAATCATCCTGCCGGTGCTGAACGGGATGCGCCATATCGACCTGCTGACCGAGCGCTTTGGCGCGCAGGCGGTCGGCGGCGGGCTTTGCCGCTGCTCGACCACGCTTGGCGAGAATGGCGAGATCATCCAGCTCGCGAAGTTTCAAGACCTCGTTTACGGCGAGCTCTCGGGCGAGAAAACCGCGCGGATCGAGGCGCTGGACGCCTTCTTGCAAGGCGCGGGATTCGAGGCGCGGCTTTCGCCCGATATCGCGCGCGAAATGTGGGGCAAATGGTTCTTCCTGTCTTCGCTCGCGGCGGCGACCTGCCTGATGCGCGGCACGATCGGCGAGATCGCCGCCGTGCCCGGTGGCGCAAGCGTGGTCGAGGCGATTGTCGATGAGGCGCAGACGATCATCTCGGCGGCGGGCGTCGCCCCCAGCCCCAAGGCGGTCGCGACCGCGAAGGCGCAGCTGACCGAAGCGGGCTCGAAACTGACCTCCTCGATGTTTCGCGACCTCGAGGCGGGTCTCGCTGTCGAGGCGGTCGAGATCCTTGGCGATCTGGTCGCGCGCGGCGAAAAGCACGGGATTTCCGCGCCTTTGCTGACGGCGGCCTATGTCAATCTGGCGGTCTATGCCGGACGTCAGCCGGGCTGA
- a CDS encoding GntR family transcriptional regulator: MPFDSRSSPISTETTSYDPIYRTVANEIRTRIDRGDWGPGTVLPAEIALAKEFRVSVGTIRRALGDLTSGGILARRRKTGTVVTGRTAHHSLRFFYDYFRLHSREGDFQNSSSRTLRVEHRPASDSEAERLGLAPGAGVQVLHRLRLVADRPVMHDLIILSSELAPGLLADPQNVPERIYPLLWSEYGLKISAIREQLEADLATEEDCALLNLTPPAAVMVLNEVAYDEMAQPILINYHRATTKNDVYINEIQ, encoded by the coding sequence ATTCCTTTCGACAGCCGGAGCAGTCCGATCTCTACCGAAACCACCTCTTACGATCCGATCTACCGCACGGTCGCGAATGAGATCAGAACCCGAATCGATCGCGGCGACTGGGGGCCGGGCACGGTGCTGCCTGCGGAAATCGCTTTGGCGAAAGAGTTCCGCGTCTCGGTCGGCACGATCCGGCGGGCGTTGGGCGATCTGACCTCGGGCGGGATTCTGGCGCGGCGGCGCAAGACCGGGACCGTGGTCACCGGCCGCACCGCCCATCATTCGCTGCGGTTTTTCTACGATTATTTCCGCCTGCATTCGCGCGAGGGCGATTTCCAGAACTCGTCGTCGCGCACCTTGCGCGTCGAGCATCGCCCCGCCAGCGACAGCGAGGCCGAGCGGCTGGGCCTTGCCCCCGGCGCGGGCGTTCAGGTGCTGCACCGGCTGCGGCTCGTCGCGGATCGCCCGGTGATGCATGACCTCATCATCCTCTCGAGCGAGCTCGCGCCGGGCCTGCTGGCCGATCCGCAAAACGTGCCCGAGCGGATCTATCCGCTGCTTTGGAGCGAATATGGCCTGAAGATTTCGGCGATCCGCGAGCAGCTCGAGGCCGATCTGGCCACCGAGGAAGATTGCGCGCTGCTGAATCTGACGCCGCCCGCCGCCGTCATGGTGCTGAATGAGGTCGCCTATGACGAAATGGCCCAGCCGATCCTGATCAACTACCACCGCGCGACGACGAAAAACGACGTTTATATCAACGAGATCCAGTAG
- a CDS encoding LysR family transcriptional regulator produces the protein MSAFSREFFTFIEVAREKSIRGAAEKLNLSASALSRQMQMLEKAYGAPLLVRVPQGVQLTEQGEALLVQARKWLDDESGLRLAMARTAGRARGDLRLGIMECLTPFVVGGLVSSSVSLKVSIGNTETLVEQLCQNQIDALIAFNVPRMPALRIHAEQSYELGVVYAPALAPVGEAPYRLEDCLRWPLCLPDTSLSVWPRLDAEIYRVHAEPKIVLRTNSIALLTDAVAAGVGISFLTSLDAAAGVAAGRFSFGRLGNRRLAERLSLCTALTAPLNAAQTRLIAGFFRNLPTGPDGAAEAHSASDVPPG, from the coding sequence ATGTCTGCCTTCTCCCGCGAGTTCTTCACCTTCATCGAGGTTGCCCGCGAAAAATCCATTCGCGGCGCGGCGGAAAAGCTGAACCTCTCGGCCTCGGCTTTGAGCCGACAGATGCAGATGCTGGAAAAGGCCTATGGCGCGCCGCTTTTGGTGCGGGTGCCGCAGGGGGTGCAGCTGACCGAGCAGGGCGAGGCGCTGCTGGTTCAGGCGCGCAAATGGCTCGACGATGAAAGCGGGCTCCGGCTCGCGATGGCGCGCACGGCGGGTCGCGCGCGCGGCGATCTGCGGCTTGGCATCATGGAATGCCTGACGCCTTTCGTGGTCGGCGGGCTGGTGTCGTCAAGCGTCTCGCTCAAGGTCAGCATCGGCAATACCGAGACGCTGGTCGAGCAGCTGTGCCAGAACCAGATCGACGCGCTGATTGCCTTCAACGTCCCGAGAATGCCGGCGCTGCGCATCCATGCCGAGCAAAGCTATGAGCTTGGCGTGGTCTATGCGCCCGCGCTGGCCCCGGTGGGAGAGGCGCCCTATCGGCTCGAAGATTGCCTGCGCTGGCCCTTGTGCCTGCCCGACACCAGCCTCTCGGTCTGGCCGCGTCTCGATGCCGAGATCTACCGCGTCCATGCCGAGCCGAAGATCGTCCTGCGCACGAATTCGATCGCGCTTTTGACCGATGCGGTGGCGGCGGGCGTGGGGATCAGCTTTCTGACCTCGCTCGATGCGGCGGCGGGGGTGGCGGCCGGGCGGTTCAGTTTTGGCCGCCTGGGCAACCGGCGATTGGCCGAGCGGCTGTCGCTTTGCACCGCGCTGACCGCGCCGCTGAATGCCGCGCAAACCCGGCTGATCGCTGGCTTTTTTCGCAATCTGCCGACCGGGCCAGATGGCGCCGCCGAAGCGCATTCCGCCTCTGACGTGCCGCCGGGCTAG